A segment of the Ruficoccus amylovorans genome:
GCGAATCTCAGCGATTCAGATGCTGGGGCATTCTAAAGCGACTCAGTCGTGTGAATTGTTGATGCAGATTCTCAATGATCGGGGCACTCCCGTTATTGTTCAGATCGCGTGCATTGGGGCTTTGGGCAATTGTGCGAAGGTAAGTCAGACTGAGGTCTTACACTCTTTGGAGCGCTTGCATCTGACATCGGATTTTGAGCCAATTGGTCGGCCCCCACTTTTCGTACCAGAGCGATGAGACGCTGGCTGGGTAGGATTATGTTGGTTGGGTTATGGTTTGCGGGAGTGCTTGGTGCAGTGAGCCCGTAGGGCGAACGGAGCCAAGCACTGCCTTGGTTTGATGCCAGAGTTTGGCAAAGGCGTCGGGGGATATAAAGCCCAAACGGCTGTGCGGATGCTGGCTGTTGTATTTGCGTCGCCAGTTTTCGATGACGACGCGCGCTTCGGTCAGGGAGAGGAACCACTCCTGCTTGAGGCACTCGTCCTGCAGGCGGTTGTGGAAGCTCTCCACGTGAGGGTTTTGCCAGGGCGAGCCCGGCTCGATGTAGAGGGTTTTGATGCGTTTGGATTCCAGGTAGTCCTTGGTCGCCGTAGCGATAAACTCCGGCCCGTTGTCGGAACGGATGTGCTCGGGAGCACCGTGCTTGGCGATGGCTTTGTCCAAGGCCGCGACGATGTCGGCTGACTTCAGCCCGCGAGCCACCGTCAGGCTGATGCACTGGCGGGTAAACTCGTCGATCAGACTGAGCACCCGCAGAGGCGCTCCATTGTCGGTGCGATCCGCCACGAAGTCCCAACTCCACACGTGCCGCGGATGCGTCGCCGCGGTCGGGATCTTGCCGGTGGACTTGCCCTGACGCCGTTGCCGGGGGCGCGGCGGCTTCACGCCCAGCCCTT
Coding sequences within it:
- a CDS encoding IS3 family transposase, whose product is MVSPGHKREAVREVAESGTCSLRAACRYLRLHWSSFCYRAKTATDKMVRLVRAIIAVSRTNPRYGYRRVRALLANEGWQVSRKLVQKVRRAEGLGVKPPRPRQRRQGKSTGKIPTAATHPRHVWSWDFVADRTDNGAPLRVLSLIDEFTRQCISLTVARGLKSADIVAALDKAIAKHGAPEHIRSDNGPEFIATATKDYLESKRIKTLYIEPGSPWQNPHVESFHNRLQDECLKQEWFLSLTEARVVIENWRRKYNSQHPHSRLGFISPDAFAKLWHQTKAVLGSVRPTGSLHQALPQTITQPT